The Primulina huaijiensis isolate GDHJ02 chromosome 9, ASM1229523v2, whole genome shotgun sequence genomic interval TTTGaacttgaaaattaaaaaaagaattttcTCCGTAATTATTTTACTCTTATCATTTGTCTTTCATTATTCCTTATTCTTTAATAGATCCCAAAAtgcaacaaaaattaaaaacagaaaataaaataaacacttACATGCTGGAAGGTTGGATATATCAGCCGAAACTGCACATGGTATGCCCAAGTTTGAAAGCGCTCCCCTTATTATTCCACAAGGAAAGTAAAGATGCATGCCGGTAGCTTGAGCTTCCTTGTTGTCTGCCATTGCTGAAGGATCTTGAATAGAACCAGACGTTTCTACCGACAGGTCAACTGACATATGTGCAAGCCACCGAAACTGATTATCTTGTAATACAAAAGTTCCCTGCAAGGAAAACATAATCGGTCACACACATCATGTGAAATTTATCTTACTAGTTCCTTCAGATTCTCATACGCACTCTGTGATTTGTCTTTAAGTTATCAATATGCTTCTTGAATAGTTCAGACCAAAAGTCTTTGCAAATAAACTTGATAGCCTCCAGATGATCCGTGAACCTTGGTCGATCCATTGTGTATCTGGCACAAAACCAGATGAGATTAAATGAGTGTCCTCATCAGTACATGAAAAGTAACACCAAATATCATGTAAATTGAAGATTCTGCATCAAGATGACATTTTTTCCCATGTAAactgtttaatctttgtaagaaTTGGCACTGATAGGATCAAAATATCAGGCAATGACTAAGAAGTTGGCCTTAACTCCACTATAATTTTGTTATTAGAATTTCACTTTTAAGGCGAAAAGATAGTTTGCATTAACAAGCTATAAGTGAATTCAGCTTGTCGAAAACACCTCAGCTGCCACCAATTTCTCATAGAAGGTTACCAAACTCCTTTCAAACTATCGACTTCCACCATCAATCAAATTAGCCATATCATGGAGGAATGATAACCTTTTTCTAGTGAAGAAGCTTTCAATATAAAACCAACACTAGGTTCACTACAAAAGTAATAAACAATATTCCGCTTGTTAACGGAGAAAAACGTAACAGCATGTCATATTCAATTCAGAAAACTCGACCCATATAGCTTCCATTACAAACATTTCTCCATGACCCTCGATCACTGCTTACGTTTCATTATTACAGACGGAAAACCCTCCACTGGTTCACTCAATCGACAATCACAGACCTGCGACTAACAAATTTCACAATGTCCCATTTTGCATTAATAACCAAGCATCTAATCCGATATATATTTCAAGGGATATCTATCTAGCTCACTAAATAATCACAAAAATAACAACGAAACTGCAATCGATAAAAATGCATATAAGATAATAATACATGCAGAAACAAACCTCTCAGACAGTTGGTGGCCAACCTGAAAGCCAATGGCTTCTATCCTTCGAGCGGCCAGCTCGGGCTTGTGGGCATAGAAGCCGTTGCAATACGAGGAGACGATCTCCGTGAGCAGACTCTCCACGCAACTTTCCGCCACTTCCCTTACCATTACGTTCCTCTTGCCCTGTCCGATTGCGAAGAAGAGGCAGGGTAACTGTAATTGGGATCTACAAGGTTCTGATTTGGAGATCAATTCAAACCGGAATCTCTATATCTGAGAACCGATCGGTTTTCTTGTTCACGTGGTTCGGttcaatttcttttcttttcttttcttcttttttgcaTGTAGAAActcaaataacaaaaataaataaattataattttagtcaGATAATTTGTCGTCTCATTTCGGGTTTTTATCTTATAATCTGTTAAAATTTGtagttattataatttttttttattttgatatttttgtttgATAACACTAAATccataaaatatgatttatttgacatagattcttacctacGTAACACATTTGGCTAGAATTAAATTCATTTTACACAAACAAAAATTCATCCAatcaaaaagaaagagaaacctagaagaagaaaattgtcgttttcttttatttttgtttacgtatattttaatatatgtaacATAAACTTTATCCTTGACACATGAATCATATATGAGAGTAACGGCgtcaaacaaaaaacaaaaaaaaattcggtgCATTTAATGGTTTCGaacagaaaaaaataaaatatctaaataactgaatgaaaataaattttttgataattacataattaaaacccaaaatcaatcaaattataagactaaaattataatatttctaaaaaaaataaaaatatatagttcTTTTCTACGTATTtaaataggcaaaaacttgtgtaagacggtctcacgggtcgtattttgtgagactgatctcttatttgggtcatccatgaaaaaatattattttttattctaagagtattacttttttttattgtgaatagcggtagggttgacccgtctcacagataaagatacagtctcacaagagacatactcatttNNNNNNNNNNNNNNNNNNNNNNNNNNNNNNNNNNNNNNNNNNNNNNNNNNNNNNNNNNNNNNNNttataaaaaaaaaaaaactgatttattaatttatatttttatgaacaCACATAGCATGACCCGCTAGTAAATTATAAAACATAAGAGTTTTAGACTAACTATGTCTTGGTGTTAAATCTTTTTAAGTGCAAAACCTTTAATAATagaattacaaaaatatttaataaaaatatcataaaaataattttagtacacttaaaattaatttataactaaaatattttatctaatttttatttatttataattttaatatttttaaacaaatatatctattttttcCTGGAAGTCATCAAAATAACTACATTCGGATTTGGATGAGGAATCGGATCCTGATCCGGATTAGGATTTGGTAATTCTACTCCTTTGGTAAAGTATTCCAAAGCAACAGTCAACAGAcaatttatgagaattgatgCTTCGTTCCTTTACCTACGGCTTTTGCGGTGACATCCGCCGCCACCTCATTCCTTCAAGCCACCGTTGCATTTCCTCGTCTCCTCATCTCGCCGGATCATGGATGGACAAGGTGAAAGGAGTCTTTACCGGCCAGAAGACCGCCGAAGAAGCTCCACAGTCTATGACCCTTCTCCGTCCGtcatttctttcttcttctggATCATACATATTTAAATCCCCTGCACCTTTTGATTTTGTATTTGATTTAAGTATTAAATGAGCAGAATTTGCGGATTCGATGAGCAAAGCGAGGAAGTTGGGGGAGCTGAAGAAGTACGTAGTGGGGAGGGGTAGCGAGGCCACTTTTTCCGATGCGTTTGAGAAGCAAGAGGCAATAATTCGATATCTTGGGGGCTGTGATCCTACAGGGGAGGTTGGTTAGTTATTCCATTGATCCTCTTGTTGTTATCATTATAAAATAGTTGTCTTATGGTGTTGTATGAGTTATCATTTCACAATGACAAACATCAGGAGTGATTCAGCTGTTGTCTTTTCTTTTGCTTTCTTTTTGTTGTAGAATATTCAAATTAGTCAAAAGAAAGAGGCAGCAAAACAATGTAATTGCACTTTAACAGAAGTTGAAAACGCCTTGTCAAAGTTTACATGGGCAAAACAAGCAGAAAAAAAGGTTCTCAAACTGAAGGAAGAAGGAAAACCAATGCCCAAGAATTTGGCTGAGGTATCATCATGATACGATCTATTTCTCAGTTTCAAAATGCTATAGTGAATTTTTTATAGTATGATTAAGTTTGTAGATGGTGTTTCTAGGTGAATCTTTGGCTGACAAACTAGATGTGGTTATTTGCTTGCAACACACATGGAGTCTATTTTCTTTTAGGCTGTATTGGTTGTTGAgctttgatttaattatttataattatgatgtATTATTGTCTTGTAAGTGAAAATGGCTTGAAATTCGATGTCAATTTACAAATCTGATTCCTGTTACAGTCATGAGGAGGCAATTGCTCTGTGGTTTCGTGGGCTTGATATCATTCGAACCCTTACTGCCTTACTCTACCTAAATGCTTCTCCTTTGAGAATCTTGTTTATTTCGTTTCTGTACTGGACTTCCCATGTAGTTGCTTGCCCGTGAAACACATCATTCCCCTCTTTTGTTGAGTTATTTCTGTTTTCTCCTCTTCTATTCATTCTGTTACTAACAAAATTATCACTTGTTCTTGCAATGACTTGAATTTGACTTCTTTTGATGAATTTAATTTaggtaaatttcaaattcaacatTGGTTGTTTTTGGAATGAGTATTTGTAATTAAGATAGATTTCAATTGAGTGTCATTTGAAATcctttataaatcaaatctctTTATACACATTATATCCATCCAATCAAACACAACCTTAAGACTGTAACCCAAAGCCCAAAAACACGACCCAGCCCAGAAAACAAGACCTTAGTAAGCCCTTAACTTTGTTATTTAGTTGAGCAGCTCAGATTAAtgtctctctatattttttagTTAAATGTTATAGAATTTAATAGCAAAGAACTTATTGTGTTACATTTGAGTAACAAACTTTTAGTCGACACCTCGATCTATTCTTGAGTAAGCCCTTGCCACCTTAATGTTTGATTTTCAGTACTCAGGTCCTGTGAATATATTGCTTTACATAATTCCATTTGATCTAAGTTATGTAGCAGAGTTTATAGAATAAATAACCTTGTTACACTTTCCTCTCAATGTTTGAAAAATATTGTCATCAAGTTGACGTACTCTTCTACTCCATTCATCCAATTTTGATCATACGTGAAGCATCTTCATAAA includes:
- the LOC140984216 gene encoding uncharacterized protein — translated: MVREVAESCVESLLTEIVSSYCNGFYAHKPELAARRIEAIGFQVGHQLSERYTMDRPRFTDHLEAIKFICKDFWSELFKKHIDNLKTNHRGTFVLQDNQFRWLAHMSVDLSVETSGSIQDPSAMADNKEAQATGMHLYFPCGIIRGALSNLGIPCAVSADISNLPACSFVVRIKA
- the LOC140983820 gene encoding uncharacterized protein isoform X2, giving the protein MLRSFTYGFCGDIRRHLIPSSHRCISSSPHLAGSWMDKVKGVFTGQKTAEEAPQSMTLLQFADSMSKARKLGELKKYVVGRGSEATFSDAFEKQEAIIRYLGGCDPTGENIQISQKKEAAKQCNCTLTEVENALSKFTWAKQAEKKVLKLKEEGKPMPKNLAEVQKLMGSSPLDVARSSMLKSGQTSRNSPCPCGSKKLYKRCCGKDKSS
- the LOC140983820 gene encoding uncharacterized protein isoform X1 yields the protein MLRSFTYGFCGDIRRHLIPSSHRCISSSPHLAGSWMDKVKGVFTGQKTAEEAPQSMTLLQFADSMSKARKLGELKKYVVGRGSEATFSDAFEKQEAIIRYLGGCDPTGENIQISQKKEAAKQCNCTLTEVENALSKFTWAKQAEKKVLKLKEEGKPMPKNLAEVQKLMGSSPLDVARSSMLKSGQTSRNSPCPCGSKKLYKSLLLYFKVLWEG